The Chryseobacterium geocarposphaerae genome window below encodes:
- a CDS encoding DNA-formamidopyrimidine glycosylase family protein: protein MPEGPSILLMKESLQKFVGEKVVESQGNAKFDKEILENNVLKEIRTFGKQTYLIFSKVAVRIHLLMFGSYSVDEQTKPDKNLRLSLVFKKGAIYFYSCSVKLVDSEFLSKIDWEADVMSDQWNPEKAKQKLLANPKMMACDALMNQDIFSGVGNIIKNEVLFRIGVQPESLLGNLPSEKLEDLITEARNYSFDFLKWKRDFVLKKHWLVHTKSVCPKCGEKLVKKQTGLGKRRSFYCINDQKLY from the coding sequence ATGCCTGAAGGTCCTTCCATCCTATTAATGAAAGAAAGCCTGCAAAAATTTGTAGGTGAAAAAGTTGTGGAATCTCAGGGAAATGCAAAATTTGACAAAGAAATTCTTGAAAATAATGTTTTGAAAGAAATACGGACTTTCGGGAAACAGACTTATCTTATTTTCAGTAAAGTCGCAGTCAGAATTCACTTGCTCATGTTTGGCTCCTACAGTGTGGATGAACAGACGAAACCCGATAAAAACCTCCGGTTATCATTAGTTTTTAAAAAAGGAGCAATCTATTTTTACAGCTGCAGTGTAAAGCTTGTAGATTCAGAGTTCTTATCTAAAATTGATTGGGAAGCTGATGTGATGAGCGACCAATGGAATCCGGAAAAAGCAAAGCAAAAGCTGCTCGCCAATCCGAAAATGATGGCTTGTGATGCACTCATGAACCAGGATATTTTCTCCGGCGTCGGAAATATAATTAAAAACGAAGTTTTATTCAGAATAGGAGTACAACCTGAAAGTTTGTTGGGAAATCTACCTTCTGAAAAACTGGAAGATTTAATTACAGAAGCCCGAAACTACAGCTTTGATTTTCTAAAATGGAAACGGGATTTTGTTCTGAAAAAACACTGGCTTGTCCACACAAAATCAGTCTGTCCTAAATGCGGCGAAAAATTGGTCAAAAAACAAACCGGCTTGGGAAAACGCAGAAGTTTTTATTGCATTAATGACCAGAAATTATATTAA